The following are from one region of the Acipenser ruthenus chromosome 19, fAciRut3.2 maternal haplotype, whole genome shotgun sequence genome:
- the LOC117424591 gene encoding E3 ubiquitin/ISG15 ligase TRIM25-like isoform X6 codes for MAVEPSSLSSLEEELTCSICLSIFNNPVTTPCGHNFCLSCLELTWKDDLAIGYSCPQCRHQFYAKPTLHKNTVLATVVATVSKSLKDKSQDETKGAVLDSTVIFCDTCMVNKASKTCLTCMVSYCDSHLRPHHENPVFQGHQLTEPLPDLQQHICKEHHKTLEFYCKDHNKCICGACLHSHLTCRFASLDGEIAEKEKKLKEKVVTLRGQIEKTKNVIFEMKGEQSSLRDSAANRKAALEAEYRVMKDLIEKDEREAMNLVDTEEQSAQARIQSLMHKITKNIEEMSSCKDQIESVLAQGQRITLLQCTVEFPQLPTFTHAPGINMNSKQLKMYNSSATSLKKYLTDVLSLPVEERVQMLNAAPVKTVEKGKEKSDSSIDQTSVVAGDNTPTKKPRERSKNRSKSPKPPKLKDLPKNNYMSKFVKPINPTEVKNRHDLQQNFVSKIDKPFNPTEVKNRQDLLQYAFVLTLDARTAHKRIVISDNFTKASVSDELMTYPDSPARFTVCSQVLCSKGFSRGRHYWEVKMTSSNFCAIGVASGSIERKGPTSKLGRNKESWCIEWFNVKLSAWHDQRETVLENPSSSRVGVLLDCDGGSLTFYSISDRVYPIHTFSCHFPEAVYPAFWLFSSGTAVSLCKPTA; via the exons ATGGCGGTCGAACCGTCGTCTTTGAGCAGTCTGGAGGAAGAACTGACCTGTTCCATCTGCTTGAGCATTTTCAACAACCCGGTGACCACGCCGTGCGGACACAACTTCTGCCTGAGCTGCCTAGAGCTCACCTGGAAGGACGACCTCGCGATTGGCTACAGCTGCCCTCAATGCAGGCACCAGTTCTACGCCAAACCCACCCTGCACAAAAACACCGTGCTGGCCACTGTGGTCGCCACCGTCAGCAAGTCTCTGAAAGACAAGAGCCAGGACGAAACGAAGGGAGCGGTTTTGGATTCGACTGTAATCTTCTGCGACACCTGTATGGTCAACAAAGCCTCGAAGACTTGTCTGACCTGCATGGTCTCCTACTGCGACTCCCACCTCAGACCGCACCACGAGAACCCCGTCTTTCAGGGTCACCAGCTGACCGAACCCCTGCCTGACCTGCAGCAGCACATCTGCAAAGAGCATCACAAAACGCTCGAGTTTTACTGCAAGGATCACAACAAGTGCATCTGTGGGGCTTGCCTGCACTCACACTTAACCTGTCGGTTTGCTTCGCTTGATGGCGAGATAGCCGAGAAGGAA aaaaaattgaaagaaaaagTGGTTACGCTGAGAGGACAGATTGAGAAAACAAAGAATGTAATTTTTGAGATGAAGGGAGAGCAGTCGTCTCTGAGA GATTCAGCGGCGAACAGAAAGGCTGCACTTGAGGCGGAGTACCGCGTGATGAAAGACCTCATCGAAAAGGACGAGAGGGAGGCAATGAACCTGGTGGATACAGAAGAGCAAAGTGCCCAAGCCCGGATCCAGAGCCTCAtgcacaaaattacaaaaaacattgagGAGATGAGCAGCTGCAAAGACCAGATTGAAAGCGTGCTGGCTCAGGGGCAGCGAATCACACTTCTGCAG TGCACAGTAGAGTTTCCACAATTGCCGACATTTACTCATGCTCCTGGAATCAACATGAATTCAAAGCAACTGAAAATGTACAACTCAAGTGCCACGTCTCTCAAGAAATACCTCACAGACGTATTGAGCCTGCCAGTGGAGGAGAGAGTCCAAATGCTGAATGCAG CACCAGTCAAAACGGTGGAAAAGGGAAAAGAAAAATCTGACAGCA GCATAGATCAGACTTCTGTTGTAGCTGGGGACAACACCCCCACAAAGAAGCCAAGGGAGAGGAGCAAGAACCGCA GTAAATCTCCCAAACCACCAAAGCTCAAGGATCTGCCTAAAAATA ATTATATGTCAAAGTTCGTCAAACCAATCAATCCTACAGAAGTGAAAAATAGGCACGATCTTCAGCAAA attttGTGTCAAAGATCGACAAACCATTCAATCCTACAGAAGTGAAAAATAGACAGGATCTTCTGCAAT aTGCTTTTGTCCTTACACTGGATGCCAGAACCGCACACAAAAGAATCGTCATCTCAGACAATTTCACCAAAGCATCAGTCTCCGATGAGCTGATGACGTACCCGGACAGCCCAGCGAGATTCACAGTCTGCTCCCAGGTTCTGTGCTCCAAAGGATTCTCCAGGGGGCGCCACTACTGGGAGGTGAAGATGACCAGCAGCAACTTCTGCGCCATCGGCGTGGCCTCCGGCAGCATCGAGCGCAAGGGGCCGACCAGCAAGCTGGGGAGGAACAAGGAGTCGTGGTGCATCGAGTGGTTCAACGTGAAGCTGTCCGCCTGGCACGACCAGCGTGAGACAGTCCTGGAGAACCCCAGCTCCAGCAGAGTCGGGGTGCTCCTGGATTGCGACGGGGGCTCCCTCACCTTCTACAGCATCTCAGACAGAGTGTACCCCATTCACACCTTCTCATGCCACTTTCCAGAGGCCGTCTATCCGGCCTTCTGGCTCTTCTCCAGCGGCACCGCAGTGTCTCTGTGCAAGCCGACTGCCTAA
- the LOC117424591 gene encoding E3 ubiquitin/ISG15 ligase TRIM25-like isoform X4: MAVEPSSLSSLEEELTCSICLSIFNNPVTTPCGHNFCLSCLELTWKDDLAIGYSCPQCRHQFYAKPTLHKNTVLATVVATVSKSLKDKSQDETKGAVLDSTVIFCDTCMVNKASKTCLTCMVSYCDSHLRPHHENPVFQGHQLTEPLPDLQQHICKEHHKTLEFYCKDHNKCICGACLHSHLTCRFASLDGEIAEKEKKLKEKVVTLRGQIEKTKNVIFEMKGEQSSLRDSAANRKAALEAEYRVMKDLIEKDEREAMNLVDTEEQSAQARIQSLMHKITKNIEEMSSCKDQIESVLAQGQRITLLQCTVEFPQLPTFTHAPGINMNSKQLKMYNSSATSLKKYLTDVLSLPVEERVQMLNAGKSPKPPKLKDLPKNKNPQPLPVVSVPVPLFSGNSLLGAFYYGHTSQNYMSKFVKPINPTEVKNRHDLQQKNPQPLPVSVPVPLFSGNSLLGDFVSKIDKPFNPTEVKNRQDLLQYAFVLTLDARTAHKRIVISDNFTKASVSDELMTYPDSPARFTVCSQVLCSKGFSRGRHYWEVKMTSSNFCAIGVASGSIERKGPTSKLGRNKESWCIEWFNVKLSAWHDQRETVLENPSSSRVGVLLDCDGGSLTFYSISDRVYPIHTFSCHFPEAVYPAFWLFSSGTAVSLCKPTA, translated from the exons ATGGCGGTCGAACCGTCGTCTTTGAGCAGTCTGGAGGAAGAACTGACCTGTTCCATCTGCTTGAGCATTTTCAACAACCCGGTGACCACGCCGTGCGGACACAACTTCTGCCTGAGCTGCCTAGAGCTCACCTGGAAGGACGACCTCGCGATTGGCTACAGCTGCCCTCAATGCAGGCACCAGTTCTACGCCAAACCCACCCTGCACAAAAACACCGTGCTGGCCACTGTGGTCGCCACCGTCAGCAAGTCTCTGAAAGACAAGAGCCAGGACGAAACGAAGGGAGCGGTTTTGGATTCGACTGTAATCTTCTGCGACACCTGTATGGTCAACAAAGCCTCGAAGACTTGTCTGACCTGCATGGTCTCCTACTGCGACTCCCACCTCAGACCGCACCACGAGAACCCCGTCTTTCAGGGTCACCAGCTGACCGAACCCCTGCCTGACCTGCAGCAGCACATCTGCAAAGAGCATCACAAAACGCTCGAGTTTTACTGCAAGGATCACAACAAGTGCATCTGTGGGGCTTGCCTGCACTCACACTTAACCTGTCGGTTTGCTTCGCTTGATGGCGAGATAGCCGAGAAGGAA aaaaaattgaaagaaaaagTGGTTACGCTGAGAGGACAGATTGAGAAAACAAAGAATGTAATTTTTGAGATGAAGGGAGAGCAGTCGTCTCTGAGA GATTCAGCGGCGAACAGAAAGGCTGCACTTGAGGCGGAGTACCGCGTGATGAAAGACCTCATCGAAAAGGACGAGAGGGAGGCAATGAACCTGGTGGATACAGAAGAGCAAAGTGCCCAAGCCCGGATCCAGAGCCTCAtgcacaaaattacaaaaaacattgagGAGATGAGCAGCTGCAAAGACCAGATTGAAAGCGTGCTGGCTCAGGGGCAGCGAATCACACTTCTGCAG TGCACAGTAGAGTTTCCACAATTGCCGACATTTACTCATGCTCCTGGAATCAACATGAATTCAAAGCAACTGAAAATGTACAACTCAAGTGCCACGTCTCTCAAGAAATACCTCACAGACGTATTGAGCCTGCCAGTGGAGGAGAGAGTCCAAATGCTGAATGCAG GTAAATCTCCCAAACCACCAAAGCTCAAGGATCTGCCTAAAAATA AAAATCCTCAACCACTGCCTGTTGTTTCTGTACCTGTTCCACTGTTTAGTGGAAATAGCCTTCTGGGAGCATTTTACTATGGACACACATCTCAAA ATTATATGTCAAAGTTCGTCAAACCAATCAATCCTACAGAAGTGAAAAATAGGCACGATCTTCAGCAAA AAAATCCACAGCCACTGCCTGTTTCTGTACCTGTTCCACTGTTTAGTGGAAATAGCCTTCTGGGAG attttGTGTCAAAGATCGACAAACCATTCAATCCTACAGAAGTGAAAAATAGACAGGATCTTCTGCAAT aTGCTTTTGTCCTTACACTGGATGCCAGAACCGCACACAAAAGAATCGTCATCTCAGACAATTTCACCAAAGCATCAGTCTCCGATGAGCTGATGACGTACCCGGACAGCCCAGCGAGATTCACAGTCTGCTCCCAGGTTCTGTGCTCCAAAGGATTCTCCAGGGGGCGCCACTACTGGGAGGTGAAGATGACCAGCAGCAACTTCTGCGCCATCGGCGTGGCCTCCGGCAGCATCGAGCGCAAGGGGCCGACCAGCAAGCTGGGGAGGAACAAGGAGTCGTGGTGCATCGAGTGGTTCAACGTGAAGCTGTCCGCCTGGCACGACCAGCGTGAGACAGTCCTGGAGAACCCCAGCTCCAGCAGAGTCGGGGTGCTCCTGGATTGCGACGGGGGCTCCCTCACCTTCTACAGCATCTCAGACAGAGTGTACCCCATTCACACCTTCTCATGCCACTTTCCAGAGGCCGTCTATCCGGCCTTCTGGCTCTTCTCCAGCGGCACCGCAGTGTCTCTGTGCAAGCCGACTGCCTAA
- the LOC117424591 gene encoding E3 ubiquitin/ISG15 ligase TRIM25-like isoform X8, which translates to MAVEPSSLSSLEEELTCSICLSIFNNPVTTPCGHNFCLSCLELTWKDDLAIGYSCPQCRHQFYAKPTLHKNTVLATVVATVSKSLKDKSQDETKGAVLDSTVIFCDTCMVNKASKTCLTCMVSYCDSHLRPHHENPVFQGHQLTEPLPDLQQHICKEHHKTLEFYCKDHNKCICGACLHSHLTCRFASLDGEIAEKEKKLKEKVVTLRGQIEKTKNVIFEMKGEQSSLRDSAANRKAALEAEYRVMKDLIEKDEREAMNLVDTEEQSAQARIQSLMHKITKNIEEMSSCKDQIESVLAQGQRITLLQCTVEFPQLPTFTHAPGINMNSKQLKMYNSSATSLKKYLTDVLSLPVEERVQMLNAGKSPKPPKLKDLPKNNYMSKFVKPINPTEVKNRHDLQQKNPQPLPVSVPVPLFSGNSLLGDFVSKIDKPFNPTEVKNRQDLLQYAFVLTLDARTAHKRIVISDNFTKASVSDELMTYPDSPARFTVCSQVLCSKGFSRGRHYWEVKMTSSNFCAIGVASGSIERKGPTSKLGRNKESWCIEWFNVKLSAWHDQRETVLENPSSSRVGVLLDCDGGSLTFYSISDRVYPIHTFSCHFPEAVYPAFWLFSSGTAVSLCKPTA; encoded by the exons ATGGCGGTCGAACCGTCGTCTTTGAGCAGTCTGGAGGAAGAACTGACCTGTTCCATCTGCTTGAGCATTTTCAACAACCCGGTGACCACGCCGTGCGGACACAACTTCTGCCTGAGCTGCCTAGAGCTCACCTGGAAGGACGACCTCGCGATTGGCTACAGCTGCCCTCAATGCAGGCACCAGTTCTACGCCAAACCCACCCTGCACAAAAACACCGTGCTGGCCACTGTGGTCGCCACCGTCAGCAAGTCTCTGAAAGACAAGAGCCAGGACGAAACGAAGGGAGCGGTTTTGGATTCGACTGTAATCTTCTGCGACACCTGTATGGTCAACAAAGCCTCGAAGACTTGTCTGACCTGCATGGTCTCCTACTGCGACTCCCACCTCAGACCGCACCACGAGAACCCCGTCTTTCAGGGTCACCAGCTGACCGAACCCCTGCCTGACCTGCAGCAGCACATCTGCAAAGAGCATCACAAAACGCTCGAGTTTTACTGCAAGGATCACAACAAGTGCATCTGTGGGGCTTGCCTGCACTCACACTTAACCTGTCGGTTTGCTTCGCTTGATGGCGAGATAGCCGAGAAGGAA aaaaaattgaaagaaaaagTGGTTACGCTGAGAGGACAGATTGAGAAAACAAAGAATGTAATTTTTGAGATGAAGGGAGAGCAGTCGTCTCTGAGA GATTCAGCGGCGAACAGAAAGGCTGCACTTGAGGCGGAGTACCGCGTGATGAAAGACCTCATCGAAAAGGACGAGAGGGAGGCAATGAACCTGGTGGATACAGAAGAGCAAAGTGCCCAAGCCCGGATCCAGAGCCTCAtgcacaaaattacaaaaaacattgagGAGATGAGCAGCTGCAAAGACCAGATTGAAAGCGTGCTGGCTCAGGGGCAGCGAATCACACTTCTGCAG TGCACAGTAGAGTTTCCACAATTGCCGACATTTACTCATGCTCCTGGAATCAACATGAATTCAAAGCAACTGAAAATGTACAACTCAAGTGCCACGTCTCTCAAGAAATACCTCACAGACGTATTGAGCCTGCCAGTGGAGGAGAGAGTCCAAATGCTGAATGCAG GTAAATCTCCCAAACCACCAAAGCTCAAGGATCTGCCTAAAAATA ATTATATGTCAAAGTTCGTCAAACCAATCAATCCTACAGAAGTGAAAAATAGGCACGATCTTCAGCAAA AAAATCCACAGCCACTGCCTGTTTCTGTACCTGTTCCACTGTTTAGTGGAAATAGCCTTCTGGGAG attttGTGTCAAAGATCGACAAACCATTCAATCCTACAGAAGTGAAAAATAGACAGGATCTTCTGCAAT aTGCTTTTGTCCTTACACTGGATGCCAGAACCGCACACAAAAGAATCGTCATCTCAGACAATTTCACCAAAGCATCAGTCTCCGATGAGCTGATGACGTACCCGGACAGCCCAGCGAGATTCACAGTCTGCTCCCAGGTTCTGTGCTCCAAAGGATTCTCCAGGGGGCGCCACTACTGGGAGGTGAAGATGACCAGCAGCAACTTCTGCGCCATCGGCGTGGCCTCCGGCAGCATCGAGCGCAAGGGGCCGACCAGCAAGCTGGGGAGGAACAAGGAGTCGTGGTGCATCGAGTGGTTCAACGTGAAGCTGTCCGCCTGGCACGACCAGCGTGAGACAGTCCTGGAGAACCCCAGCTCCAGCAGAGTCGGGGTGCTCCTGGATTGCGACGGGGGCTCCCTCACCTTCTACAGCATCTCAGACAGAGTGTACCCCATTCACACCTTCTCATGCCACTTTCCAGAGGCCGTCTATCCGGCCTTCTGGCTCTTCTCCAGCGGCACCGCAGTGTCTCTGTGCAAGCCGACTGCCTAA
- the LOC117424591 gene encoding E3 ubiquitin/ISG15 ligase TRIM25-like isoform X9, whose protein sequence is MAVEPSSLSSLEEELTCSICLSIFNNPVTTPCGHNFCLSCLELTWKDDLAIGYSCPQCRHQFYAKPTLHKNTVLATVVATVSKSLKDKSQDETKGAVLDSTVIFCDTCMVNKASKTCLTCMVSYCDSHLRPHHENPVFQGHQLTEPLPDLQQHICKEHHKTLEFYCKDHNKCICGACLHSHLTCRFASLDGEIAEKEKKLKEKVVTLRGQIEKTKNVIFEMKGEQSSLRDSAANRKAALEAEYRVMKDLIEKDEREAMNLVDTEEQSAQARIQSLMHKITKNIEEMSSCKDQIESVLAQGQRITLLQCTVEFPQLPTFTHAPGINMNSKQLKMYNSSATSLKKYLTDVLSLPVEERVQMLNADYMSKFVKPINPTEVKNRHDLQQKNPQPLPVSVPVPLFSGNSLLGDFVSKIDKPFNPTEVKNRQDLLQYAFVLTLDARTAHKRIVISDNFTKASVSDELMTYPDSPARFTVCSQVLCSKGFSRGRHYWEVKMTSSNFCAIGVASGSIERKGPTSKLGRNKESWCIEWFNVKLSAWHDQRETVLENPSSSRVGVLLDCDGGSLTFYSISDRVYPIHTFSCHFPEAVYPAFWLFSSGTAVSLCKPTA, encoded by the exons ATGGCGGTCGAACCGTCGTCTTTGAGCAGTCTGGAGGAAGAACTGACCTGTTCCATCTGCTTGAGCATTTTCAACAACCCGGTGACCACGCCGTGCGGACACAACTTCTGCCTGAGCTGCCTAGAGCTCACCTGGAAGGACGACCTCGCGATTGGCTACAGCTGCCCTCAATGCAGGCACCAGTTCTACGCCAAACCCACCCTGCACAAAAACACCGTGCTGGCCACTGTGGTCGCCACCGTCAGCAAGTCTCTGAAAGACAAGAGCCAGGACGAAACGAAGGGAGCGGTTTTGGATTCGACTGTAATCTTCTGCGACACCTGTATGGTCAACAAAGCCTCGAAGACTTGTCTGACCTGCATGGTCTCCTACTGCGACTCCCACCTCAGACCGCACCACGAGAACCCCGTCTTTCAGGGTCACCAGCTGACCGAACCCCTGCCTGACCTGCAGCAGCACATCTGCAAAGAGCATCACAAAACGCTCGAGTTTTACTGCAAGGATCACAACAAGTGCATCTGTGGGGCTTGCCTGCACTCACACTTAACCTGTCGGTTTGCTTCGCTTGATGGCGAGATAGCCGAGAAGGAA aaaaaattgaaagaaaaagTGGTTACGCTGAGAGGACAGATTGAGAAAACAAAGAATGTAATTTTTGAGATGAAGGGAGAGCAGTCGTCTCTGAGA GATTCAGCGGCGAACAGAAAGGCTGCACTTGAGGCGGAGTACCGCGTGATGAAAGACCTCATCGAAAAGGACGAGAGGGAGGCAATGAACCTGGTGGATACAGAAGAGCAAAGTGCCCAAGCCCGGATCCAGAGCCTCAtgcacaaaattacaaaaaacattgagGAGATGAGCAGCTGCAAAGACCAGATTGAAAGCGTGCTGGCTCAGGGGCAGCGAATCACACTTCTGCAG TGCACAGTAGAGTTTCCACAATTGCCGACATTTACTCATGCTCCTGGAATCAACATGAATTCAAAGCAACTGAAAATGTACAACTCAAGTGCCACGTCTCTCAAGAAATACCTCACAGACGTATTGAGCCTGCCAGTGGAGGAGAGAGTCCAAATGCTGAATGCAG ATTATATGTCAAAGTTCGTCAAACCAATCAATCCTACAGAAGTGAAAAATAGGCACGATCTTCAGCAAA AAAATCCACAGCCACTGCCTGTTTCTGTACCTGTTCCACTGTTTAGTGGAAATAGCCTTCTGGGAG attttGTGTCAAAGATCGACAAACCATTCAATCCTACAGAAGTGAAAAATAGACAGGATCTTCTGCAAT aTGCTTTTGTCCTTACACTGGATGCCAGAACCGCACACAAAAGAATCGTCATCTCAGACAATTTCACCAAAGCATCAGTCTCCGATGAGCTGATGACGTACCCGGACAGCCCAGCGAGATTCACAGTCTGCTCCCAGGTTCTGTGCTCCAAAGGATTCTCCAGGGGGCGCCACTACTGGGAGGTGAAGATGACCAGCAGCAACTTCTGCGCCATCGGCGTGGCCTCCGGCAGCATCGAGCGCAAGGGGCCGACCAGCAAGCTGGGGAGGAACAAGGAGTCGTGGTGCATCGAGTGGTTCAACGTGAAGCTGTCCGCCTGGCACGACCAGCGTGAGACAGTCCTGGAGAACCCCAGCTCCAGCAGAGTCGGGGTGCTCCTGGATTGCGACGGGGGCTCCCTCACCTTCTACAGCATCTCAGACAGAGTGTACCCCATTCACACCTTCTCATGCCACTTTCCAGAGGCCGTCTATCCGGCCTTCTGGCTCTTCTCCAGCGGCACCGCAGTGTCTCTGTGCAAGCCGACTGCCTAA
- the LOC117424591 gene encoding E3 ubiquitin/ISG15 ligase TRIM25-like isoform X10 produces MAVEPSSLSSLEEELTCSICLSIFNNPVTTPCGHNFCLSCLELTWKDDLAIGYSCPQCRHQFYAKPTLHKNTVLATVVATVSKSLKDKSQDETKGAVLDSTVIFCDTCMVNKASKTCLTCMVSYCDSHLRPHHENPVFQGHQLTEPLPDLQQHICKEHHKTLEFYCKDHNKCICGACLHSHLTCRFASLDGEIAEKEKKLKEKVVTLRGQIEKTKNVIFEMKGEQSSLRDSAANRKAALEAEYRVMKDLIEKDEREAMNLVDTEEQSAQARIQSLMHKITKNIEEMSSCKDQIESVLAQGQRITLLQCTVEFPQLPTFTHAPGINMNSKQLKMYNSSATSLKKYLTDVLSLPVEERVQMLNADYMSKFVKPINPTEVKNRHDLQQNFVSKIDKPFNPTEVKNRQDLLQYAFVLTLDARTAHKRIVISDNFTKASVSDELMTYPDSPARFTVCSQVLCSKGFSRGRHYWEVKMTSSNFCAIGVASGSIERKGPTSKLGRNKESWCIEWFNVKLSAWHDQRETVLENPSSSRVGVLLDCDGGSLTFYSISDRVYPIHTFSCHFPEAVYPAFWLFSSGTAVSLCKPTA; encoded by the exons ATGGCGGTCGAACCGTCGTCTTTGAGCAGTCTGGAGGAAGAACTGACCTGTTCCATCTGCTTGAGCATTTTCAACAACCCGGTGACCACGCCGTGCGGACACAACTTCTGCCTGAGCTGCCTAGAGCTCACCTGGAAGGACGACCTCGCGATTGGCTACAGCTGCCCTCAATGCAGGCACCAGTTCTACGCCAAACCCACCCTGCACAAAAACACCGTGCTGGCCACTGTGGTCGCCACCGTCAGCAAGTCTCTGAAAGACAAGAGCCAGGACGAAACGAAGGGAGCGGTTTTGGATTCGACTGTAATCTTCTGCGACACCTGTATGGTCAACAAAGCCTCGAAGACTTGTCTGACCTGCATGGTCTCCTACTGCGACTCCCACCTCAGACCGCACCACGAGAACCCCGTCTTTCAGGGTCACCAGCTGACCGAACCCCTGCCTGACCTGCAGCAGCACATCTGCAAAGAGCATCACAAAACGCTCGAGTTTTACTGCAAGGATCACAACAAGTGCATCTGTGGGGCTTGCCTGCACTCACACTTAACCTGTCGGTTTGCTTCGCTTGATGGCGAGATAGCCGAGAAGGAA aaaaaattgaaagaaaaagTGGTTACGCTGAGAGGACAGATTGAGAAAACAAAGAATGTAATTTTTGAGATGAAGGGAGAGCAGTCGTCTCTGAGA GATTCAGCGGCGAACAGAAAGGCTGCACTTGAGGCGGAGTACCGCGTGATGAAAGACCTCATCGAAAAGGACGAGAGGGAGGCAATGAACCTGGTGGATACAGAAGAGCAAAGTGCCCAAGCCCGGATCCAGAGCCTCAtgcacaaaattacaaaaaacattgagGAGATGAGCAGCTGCAAAGACCAGATTGAAAGCGTGCTGGCTCAGGGGCAGCGAATCACACTTCTGCAG TGCACAGTAGAGTTTCCACAATTGCCGACATTTACTCATGCTCCTGGAATCAACATGAATTCAAAGCAACTGAAAATGTACAACTCAAGTGCCACGTCTCTCAAGAAATACCTCACAGACGTATTGAGCCTGCCAGTGGAGGAGAGAGTCCAAATGCTGAATGCAG ATTATATGTCAAAGTTCGTCAAACCAATCAATCCTACAGAAGTGAAAAATAGGCACGATCTTCAGCAAA attttGTGTCAAAGATCGACAAACCATTCAATCCTACAGAAGTGAAAAATAGACAGGATCTTCTGCAAT aTGCTTTTGTCCTTACACTGGATGCCAGAACCGCACACAAAAGAATCGTCATCTCAGACAATTTCACCAAAGCATCAGTCTCCGATGAGCTGATGACGTACCCGGACAGCCCAGCGAGATTCACAGTCTGCTCCCAGGTTCTGTGCTCCAAAGGATTCTCCAGGGGGCGCCACTACTGGGAGGTGAAGATGACCAGCAGCAACTTCTGCGCCATCGGCGTGGCCTCCGGCAGCATCGAGCGCAAGGGGCCGACCAGCAAGCTGGGGAGGAACAAGGAGTCGTGGTGCATCGAGTGGTTCAACGTGAAGCTGTCCGCCTGGCACGACCAGCGTGAGACAGTCCTGGAGAACCCCAGCTCCAGCAGAGTCGGGGTGCTCCTGGATTGCGACGGGGGCTCCCTCACCTTCTACAGCATCTCAGACAGAGTGTACCCCATTCACACCTTCTCATGCCACTTTCCAGAGGCCGTCTATCCGGCCTTCTGGCTCTTCTCCAGCGGCACCGCAGTGTCTCTGTGCAAGCCGACTGCCTAA